The window ACAATGTGTAATCATTCCAAGCAATTTCTAGGTTTTGATGCTAAACACAACtttgttttttacacttttcctttttcttttaatttttcaagcttttctttgttctttttctaatttttatactACTATGAGAGTAATCTGAAAGACACTCATAAAACAGAGTGGCTTGGCATGgcattaattaaaaaagaaaggtATACTACCTAAGTTACAAGTTCAGGGTGCTTAAAATTATAATAGATGATTTAATTTGCTACTGGCAATCACATATTTCtatatttaattcttaaatcTTGGGCCAACTTCCAATTATTTCCATTTtctacatcaattaaaaatcaaactccTCTGCTTGTTAGTACCCATGTTGTGAGAGGATGAAcccaaaaaaacaaagaaatctaTCATCTATATTCAAAATCCACCATCAAAATTACTTTACTATCATGTAGTCAGTCCTATTACTATataacataataacaataaccaccAAAAAAGACTCTATCCATTTCTACATTACTTTACTGATTAAGGAAATgggtatttaaatttttaatcaattaactAAGAAGTATAATACTTTGTTTAATATGAGCTTCTTCTTTTTAAACTAATTACAGTAATGTACTAGCTGTTCTTGAAGTGAACTGAGTGACTCAAATCAACTCAACAATCAGCAAATAGGCCAATGTGATAGTAATATCAATATATCATGAATCAAAATACAATGCATGAAAAGTAGAGATTGAATTCATACCATGTAAAAGAGCAGATAAGCTACCAGCAGACAAATAATCATAAACTAACAACTTCTCATCTCTAGAATAATAGTAAGCTCTTAAAACCACCAAGTTCTCATGTTTACATTTTCCCAAAACCTCCATTTGCATATCAAACTCCTTCTTACCCACTACCACATCCTTAAGCCTCTTCACAACCACCGTCGTACCTTCCTCCAACACCGCCTTATAACTCGTACCAACACTCCCTTTCCCCAACACCTCCGCCGATGCTCTCAACAAATCCTCTAGATCAAAACTATACGCACCACCATTCACAAACACCAACTTATTTCTCTCCCCACCTTCAGGGCCAGTTCCACTCGTTAAATCGTCTTTTGAAGACGATGTCCCAGCTTCTCCAGCCCCACCTCCAACCTCCGCCGCTCTCGACCCCGCCGCTCCTGCTGAGACAGATTTAGCGGCGGTGGATTTTGAGGCGGCTTTTCTCCTCCTCAAACAACAGATAACCaagcataataataatagtaacaaaacTAATGCAGATGCAACTGATATACCGATAATTGCTCCTTTAGACAATTTCTTCTTTCCTCCGACCTCGGCGGGGGAAGAAGGAACAATGGCAACAGGTGAAGGCGATGGCGAAGGGAAAAACGATGAATTACATGGTGGAAGTGGGCCACCACATAACTGTAAATTACCCACAAAGGAAGATTCCGGAAACTTCTGTAAAGATTTCGGAATTGAACCGTTTAGGGTATTGTTAGCTACATTGAGTTCTTGTAAATTCGCAGTAATACTCGGAATGTGGCCtgagaaattatttttttgtaaaaagagCCCAGTTAAGgaagttaaattattaatagCATATGGGATTTCCCCCGAAAAATTGTTGTTTGACAAATCAAGACGAGTTAAGCGAGTTAACTGAGTTAAAATCGATGGAAACTCGCCGGAGAATTGATTGTTACCGATATAAAGAGCGCGAAGAAAAGTGAGATTTGAGAAGTCTGAAGGGAGAGTTCCGGTAAGACTATTGGAATGAATGCTGAGAATACGAAGCTCAGAGAGACGTCCAATAGTGTTTTCAGGGATGGAACCCAGTAATTCAACGGCAGGAAGACGGAGAGAACGGATATGGGTTTGAGACTGATCGCATTGGACTCCGACCCAATTACAAGCGGATTGAGATTGGTTCCATTGAATGCGAGGAGAGTGTGGAACTTGTGAAAGGAACGACTGGAGTGCTTGTTTTTCTTGAGTTGGTTCCGAATTGGATCGCTGAGTTAGGACGAGTAACAGAATGACAATCGGGAATGGAACTCTCATTTTTCAGGGGTTATTCTTGAATGGAAGGAAATGAAATAGAGAGTTTTCGGATTGAGAAATGGTGTAGGACTATAATGTTATTCGATGGAGGGACGCCATGGGAGATAACTTGGGAAAGAAGGAGGGATCACGACCAGTAGAAGAATGAAAGAGAGTGATGAGTGAGAGGGAGTAGAGAGAAGCAATTGGAAAGAGAATAAAAACTACCTCCTCCTTTCcaagttgctttttaatttttaatatatctaatcatatataataaaaaattataaaaattaaatattaataatttttctgaattaaaaaatttttttacaaaattatattttaatttataaattaaaaattaattataaattaaaaatgattaataattaatatataaaaaattaaataaaactttacaaaattatattttaatttataaaataaaaattaattataaattaaaaataattaataattaatatatatattctagTATTACAACTAATATCAAATATGCTTTGCTGGATAGAATAGGAGAGACGAAAGAATAGTGTTAGGTTGGAATTTTAAACAAATGGAATATGattgagtttattttattttattttttttaagattttttaaagtAGTAGGTGTGAACACATTTACATATGTTCAGTACTGATGGCGCGTGGGTTTTGTGGAGAACGGAAACACTGTCATGATCTCATGGATAATCCTCtaccaattaattttattaactcaatccttaaatttcgccaccctttttattttatcgtcactcCTAAGAAAATTATGTATTTGCCTCTGGATAAtcaaaaaattacgatttttccattgaacttaaaattttctatatataccaCATTCTCACTAATATTTTTCTTACCACACTTAACCAACTTACAAAAGCAAATTGTTGGAGAAAAAACtaagttcaatccgcaaacaattgatcgaggtaattttttttcgaatgtaattaatttaaattttcaaacgaaaaaaaaaattaaagttgaaccgcccagatctgggtGATTCAAATATTTAACTTTCAACCGGGTTCCATCTGCCCTGTCTGAATATTTggccttgttgattttttttcccgccacacaacttgtccaccatgttctcaacgtcgttggcaatatgccagatgcataacaaatgccgcgcatctacattaaacaaaacattgaacgaaattaagacatattcaatagatAGAACGATAATACCTTATCagcaaaacctttttacctgggaagacgtcacgaatagctgcagataaactttcgtctcgatcggttacaatgacgttgggagtctgagcagtgctgaaaatatctctcaatcccgcaacacccacgaatacgacagAGCCGCCTCATCtcacatcaaacaaaacgcaaccacgaagttgtgattggttggcgtcattctgatcacttcacatagtggccacttttgtttgttcgtttgTACATtatatctatcagcacaacatacggccacgtacgtatcatttggatagaggtaggatttgcaattaacagtctgctcaattgcccttcgctatccaagtctgtccagaccacgtaattaagttctgtggccatatgaagacagtgttgaaggggagtcctatcctccatctcttctttccatattgattgcctaatattatatatctgattcatactagcataaaaaccaggaaatttgtctctaatagaattcataataaaggccggttgcattccggttgtaCTAAGCAGTCGTATGTGCTCCcaaatatctacattgatcctattcgcccTTATATGACCATCCCCATAcgctaagaacgggtggttatgttttcctttttcaccaggacacacccttaccatccaaggtctttcttctggtttacgactacttcctacaatcaaaaatttacacccgcaacttctacttttagaaccaagtcgggcagtattatctaaattgtgtacatcacccctaatattaccatagcggtaacatcttaaatagacactaactctaaaatgtccttctttctttttataagaagcacgtgtaacttgaaaaccaattgttattgctatcgcatcggcccaactatgtaactcatctacggaaataaattccctatccgtaacaaagctaccggagtagtctacgttgtctccaaagttttcaaactcctgcaaatttgaaatcaaaataatataaattaattacattaatgacgaaaatttaaataataattataacaaaaattaataaaaatactaatactaaaaaaagaattaataaaaataataaaaatagtaataataataataataataataataataataataataataataataataataataataataataataatgacaacaataataataataatatgaataagaataataaaaatattacgaaaattaaaattaacaatgacaacaacaaaaataataaaaataaaaataaaaaatttacgtaaataaataaaaaaaattttaaaataaatacatCGCataaaactgggcgactgaactATGGTCTAGTCGCCTAGTTTtgtgcgattgaaccatggttcaatcgcccagttttgtgcgatttaatttctttttttttttataaatttccaacgattcaaatcgaaaaatttacgtaccgcatcagattcgtagtcgctttcgttagccatagttaacCGATTACAGGTAACAACTtgtttaagagtttttagagagatagtaccgtgtttgaattcgtaatTCATACGCGACtgagaattcgatatatatagacaaatcttccggattaaagtgttaatagtgtattaagtgtgatttacatttattaattaagttttaagtacagtggcaattttgtaattttttaaacttcaggggcaaatacgtaattttgaggggggtggcgataaaatgaaaaggggtggcgaacttTAGTAACACCCTTTTattaatcaaaacaaaggttGTTCAAAAAAATCAGATCAGCTTAACTTGATCCATTTGATCCGTCGACTCACATTATAAATGGCgggtcaaatttttaaaaacttataaattacGGCTCGGTACCCGACTCGCCCTAATCGGGTCAGATTATGGGCCGAAATTAAATCTTAGCGGGTATCCGATGATTCGCttttaaaagagaaaattttatttttatgtatattttgcctttttattttcattttgaagaCATGGTGATTGGGAAATTGatcataacaaaaaaaaatcaatgaagaTTTTGGAAACTATAATTGGGAATTCATTGAATTTCAAAATTATGTTCTTTGAAATAGAGAACCTTAAAAAAATGGATAGATGTTTTCCCAGTAGCCTAGTAGTAAGTACTTTCTCTgttccaatttacttgcaacagTTGTGATAGagcattatttttatattattttattatctttattttctttttataagctTAATATCTCCAACTTCTACTTTTACTactatatatgtaaatattattattaatattattattagtataattaattattattattattattattattattattattattattattattattattattattattactattattattattattattattattattattattattattattattattagctttattattattagtattaaaatcAGAAAAGAGGGAAAGAAATGAAGCAGGAAACGCAACAACGTCAAAGTTAGGTCGCGGCCTACGACCTGAGCGCCCCAACTTTATTTGATTTGAAACATGCCGCCTTCATTTGGGAATATGATTGGATAAAAGAAGTAGCAAGGTTGATGAAAAAATGGCgaaaatcaaagtaatgatttcTTGTCTTCTCCTCTTATGCAAGTAAACTTTTGTAAACTAATATAAAAGGGGATGGATTGTAATAGTTTTGGAGTAGTTTTTCTGGGCAATCAAACACTTAGCTGAAATGGTATTAGGGTTGTAGATTTaggaaaaaaatctttaaacttATTGTTCCTCATGCTTTTGTTGGAAATGGCCATTGTTGGCTAAGGATCTCATCTTGAGGAAAGTTAGTATCCACTTTTGCCATTGAATTGTAAGTCTTTCCCTTTATTAGTACAATCATCTTTGATAATATCTTTACTCTTGAATATGAACTGAATTGGTTTAATTGAATGCGTAGTTGCAAATAGGTTTTGTAATTGCTTGTTCAAATGCTATTGAATTGGATTCCTTTGTCTAATTTAAGTGTGGTAGCAACTTGAAGAATTTATAAAACTTGCTttagtttataaattttttaagaaggattattatttgggttaattgtaATCTTGCTTTAGTTTACAATCCCATAAGTTTATTGACTAGTTATGATGAATTTTTGATGCTTTTCATTTATGCatttataatcaaaataaagaTGTTTTTCCTTTCAATAGACTAGTTGATTATCTTGATTTGggaagattaaaaattaatgtgtgaATTTAGGATACTAACAAGTACTCAAGAATCTTTTTTATCTGTTTACAACACAATCTTTATTAGTtgtttttatcaatttaaaCAAGTTTGTTCATCATTACACTTAACCCCCCTTATATTAGTGTTCTTATCTAAGAGGATACACTTAAATCATTTGAAGGTCCTACTTTCTCTGTGGATCGAACCTttgcttattattatattacttaGTTGTATTATATTTAGGAGTAGTTGTAAATTACTTTGGCAAGCATAACGACTGTAAAAAGAGCATCTGTCAATTTGCTTTTTCACGCTGTATAATGcattaattcaatctttaatatctctaattatgtatgattaaaaattataaaaatttaatattaataatctttgcaatgagacgaattaaacaagatctcacttgactatattttaatctacagattaaaaactaatcacaaattaagagtgataaatgaatagtgtCATATTTAccaatgttgcaactaatatgaaatggaggaagtagtaACACAAGCTGCTGTATAAACATTACTCTTAGTTActtttgttcttaatttttgtattaACAAGTCATTGCTTATGATAGTAATAAAATTATGCCCaaattttgtaattaaattcTAGAAACTTTGCTAGTTAAACTCTGGCCGACAAAAGGGGTACCTGGTCTCCAGGTTCCCGAAATTCAAGTACCCGAGTAAATTGAGCCGAGACACGGGCCATTAAAAAAGGTTCCCGACTAACTGGGTACCCGGCTTTCCGGGTACTCGAAATGCCGGGTACCTGCTAATAAACACCCCTAATCAAAACAAATCATCTAATTCaatttgatattaaattttattattaaaaccaaataatattgtcaagatatttacatttattattcTTCAAAATGTGACCCTATATCTTGCGTATTGTTGTAGCCACATATATAGTGTAAATGTGACCCTTGTATGGTTCAGGTCTTAATTCAAGGTCATGTGATTTGTTGAGAAAGGAAGAATAGTCGAAGGCTTTGGGACTAACGTAGCAACTTATGATCAAGAGACACGAAGACGCAATAGTTGATGACAATAATTATGTAATAGAAtagttcgtttattttgttgtttgtcAAATAATGTACACATTGTATGATTTAGTTTTTGATGATTAAAAAAGTTTTCTAAGAAATTAGATTTTACAGAGAGAGGTGTTCGTTTTCAAGGGAATTGCAGGTTGCTTTTCCTAACCTATGATTCTTCCTTTGTGAGTTAAGCAAAGTGAGATCATAGCAACATCACATGAAGGGCTTTGTGAGTGAAGCTTGGCCTGAGGAGTGCGAGGGCTTTGGGTTACCGGTGAGTGAATCGGCCATAATTtgagcatcatcatcatcatcatcatcatcatcattatcctaaccagtgtatcccgctcataaaaaaactatggacagggtctggtgagggaaggacggcggcaactcatacccataataGAGAGCGCgcccaaaggagtcccccgactcgagaaagataaagagacgtaaccactcgggaaaaataaattaaatgtctataaataaaaaaaataagtacgaaaaagaaaacaaagaaactaAAATAAAGAAACAAGAGAAGTAAGAGGGctagaacaccaaaaggtaatctaagaggacatcaatagtctaaaacatggatatatCATCTCCAACTACCcatatccctagtcaggccctcagagaggtttaactcatgcaagtcaacttttatttgctcatcccaagttctcctgggtctttctcgactcctcttaccctctactataatgctttttaCCCTCCTCACAGAGGCgtcaaaagtctttctctgcacatgtccaaacaacctcaatctattttcgcgcattttttcagaaataggggctacccctagtttgtcccttaactcttggttcctaattcgatccatcaatgtgtgcccacacatccatcTCATCATATGCATTTCTATAACTTtgatcttatgttcaaaaatcttctttacaagccaacattcggtcccatatagcagagcaggtctgattgctGCCTGGTAGAATtgtccttttaacttgcttgggaatttcctatctcATAGCGAGCCAACCcgcatgtatacgatgattAACATCTCTGTCAATCTCCCCATGCCTTTGAATAATCGAttccaaatacttgtacttggtcatACTTTTAACAATTGCTTCctcaatggacacctctggttctcctaccggtgatgtcccactaaagtcacagcgcaaatatTCGGTCTTCGTACAACTAATGtgcaaccctttaccttctaaagctcccatacactcatccaatttattactaacctcctctctagtttctgctaccaacACTATGTCGTCAGCAaatagcatgcaccacggtaccgtctcccaaatagatttagaaatcgcttccataatgacagtaaaaatgaaagggatTAGAGCCGATTAGTGatgtagtccaactttaaccggaaaaggctctgttatccccaccggtgtttgaatgttagtcgaaactatgtcatacatatcccgtatagccTCAATGCACACTGAAGAGATACCTCTAACCTTGAGGCTATCCTAGATGACATGTCATGGTATATATGCTATCATaagctttctccaagtcaatgaacgcCATATACAGatccttctttcgctccctatatttctccatcagtctcctcaaaacatgaatttccacaatggttgaccttcctggAAAAAagccgaattggttctctctaatcatCGTTTCTtgtctaattctcctctctatcactctttcccacaatttcattgtgtggcttagaagtttgatacctctatagttcccACATACTTGCATATCACTTTTGTTTCTAAACAGAGGTATTAGTGTGCCTCCATTCTTCTGCCATCTCatgtgtcctcaaaataatattaaagagttTAGTCAACCAACgaatgccctcttctcctaaaccctccacacctcaatcgggaTGTTATCTTGCCCGAATGCCTTTGTTCTCTCCAtatttttgagagcttctcttATATCTTTTGTGGTAATATCACTCGTTGACCCATATTCCAGTGGTCTTTGAACGTCGGAAATTTGATTATCCGCCTCCTTTGGCCCTCTAGACTCATTGAGTAGCTGAGAGAAATACTGGAGTCATCTGTTTTTGATGTCCTCTTATCTCAGGAGAACTCGTCCtccctcatccttgatgtatttcactgcctAAGTCTTGCCGCTGCCTGGACCTAGTCCTTGCCAACATAAAAATATGCTTCTTcccctctttggtatcaagcttccGATACAAGTCCTCATAACCACGGTTTTTTGCCTCCGCTATCGCTTTATTTGCCGCCCGCTTTGCTTCTTTATACCTTACTCTCTTTTCTATCCTATCCTCCTCTTCCATACATGCCAGAAGTtccttaaatctcttgtttttatcctttatcttcttttacACCTCATTATTCCACCACCACGACTCTTTGAAAACTTTTGCTTTACACGCCGACACCCCCAAGGTCACTTTTGCCactttttaaatggtttttgtCATGTTCACCCACATTTCATTCGCATCCTCTAGCTGACTTGGGAAGCCCAATAAACTTATCTTTTTTGACAGGGTTGTAACCATATCCCCTTTGAGTCTCCCCCATATGATCTTTCCCCTAGCCTCGACCTTCTTCTTTACGATTTTCTTTCTCATCCTGAAAACCAGTACTAAAAGCCTGTGTTGGGTGGGCATCTCTAGACCCATAATTTGAGCATGTCTTTACATTTTCGTGCATATTCATTAAGGGTCTACTAAATTCTTGTATTCGATTACTTAGATTGGATTCTTGGAATGATTTGCCTAATATTTGGGTCCAGCTCGGTGCAAAATTTTATGTATTTAGCTGTCTAAATAGGcatgttataaattaataacatttgagaaaaataGCGATTATactatttgttaatttttaaaaatcttgtAACCACTATTAATCTTGTTTCTATAATATTATACACAAATTAttaaatgagacagtctcataatgagaccat of the Amaranthus tricolor cultivar Red isolate AtriRed21 chromosome 6, ASM2621246v1, whole genome shotgun sequence genome contains:
- the LOC130815125 gene encoding probable inactive receptor kinase At2g26730, which produces MRVPFPIVILLLVLTQRSNSEPTQEKQALQSFLSQVPHSPRIQWNQSQSACNWVGVQCDQSQTHIRSLRLPAVELLGSIPENTIGRLSELRILSIHSNSLTGTLPSDFSNLTFLRALYIGNNQFSGEFPSILTQLTRLTRLDLSNNNFSGEIPYAINNLTSLTGLFLQKNNFSGHIPSITANLQELNVANNTLNGSIPKSLQKFPESSFVGNLQLCGGPLPPCNSSFFPSPSPSPVAIVPSSPAEVGGKKKLSKGAIIGISVASALVLLLLLLCLVICCLRRRKAASKSTAAKSVSAGAAGSRAAEVGGGAGEAGTSSSKDDLTSGTGPEGGERNKLVFVNGGAYSFDLEDLLRASAEVLGKGSVGTSYKAVLEEGTTVVVKRLKDVVVGKKEFDMQMEVLGKCKHENLVVLRAYYYSRDEKLLVYDYLSAGSLSALLHGSRGSGRTSLDWENRMKIALGTARGLAYLHASNNIVHGDVKSSNILLHSNQDPAITDYGLSSLFSPNSSSNNNRIAGYRAPEVVETLKPTFKSDVYSFGVLLLELLTGKSPNQASLGDEGIDLPRWVQSVVREEWTAEVFDVELMRHHNIEEEMVLLLQIAMACVSTVPDQRPSMPDALRMIEDINRSESNTDGGIRPSSDDPSKGFDGHAQPMESRTPPSVTP